A single Notoacmeibacter ruber DNA region contains:
- a CDS encoding DUF1007 family protein, giving the protein MYKAAIRILTFSAMAVMAPAAALSHPHVWAEARMEVVIEGDTVTALRHVWRFDDIFTATVIMEFDSNADDTLDAAELEAVGKVIRESTAEFDYFQSVTVNGKAAPMMPPPVIATDLQDGRLLVFFESRTMPPVPLSGKLAFGVFDPTFYTAIDFQNDSDLVSEGLPSQCERTVIRPDPDKLIEENADQLDQYFYDTTDTMNPSGIFATRLELNCQKADG; this is encoded by the coding sequence ATGTACAAGGCAGCAATACGCATTCTGACGTTCTCGGCCATGGCCGTCATGGCGCCGGCAGCCGCCTTGTCGCATCCCCATGTCTGGGCCGAGGCCCGCATGGAAGTGGTGATCGAGGGCGACACCGTCACGGCTCTTCGGCACGTCTGGCGCTTCGACGATATCTTCACGGCGACAGTCATCATGGAGTTCGATTCCAACGCCGACGACACGCTCGACGCCGCCGAATTGGAGGCCGTCGGCAAGGTCATCCGGGAATCGACCGCAGAGTTCGATTATTTCCAGTCCGTCACCGTCAACGGAAAAGCGGCGCCCATGATGCCGCCCCCTGTCATCGCGACCGACCTGCAGGATGGCCGGCTCCTGGTCTTTTTCGAGAGCCGGACCATGCCGCCCGTGCCACTTTCCGGCAAACTGGCCTTCGGCGTCTTCGACCCGACCTTTTATACCGCCATCGATTTTCAGAACGATAGCGACCTTGTCAGCGAAGGACTGCCCTCCCAATGCGAGCGCACGGTCATAAGGCCCGATCCCGACAAGCTGATCGAGGAAAATGCCGATCAGCTCGACCAGTATTTCTACGACACGACCGATACGATGAACCCGAGCGGCATCTTCGCCACGCGTCTTGAACTCAACTGCCAGAAAGCGGACGGATGA
- a CDS encoding nickel/cobalt transporter, with product MRVPYRYRNALSIALLGLAAVMIITMPALAQSSLGIGAAEPAAKPISSGLFGEVGRFIFEQQKQFYTLMKDALLAMRSNPAAGWTLIGLSFLYGILHAAGPGHGKAVISTYMVANEIALRRGIVLSLVSALLQGLMAVAIISAVFLVLRGTAISQTDTVFTLEILSYAFLTGFGLWLLARKLLPLLKNTFRRRPAAAPMAISGGGVALVATHHHFAPHDDHADHVHEHVHHHHGDATHAHHHAPGEVCSSCGHAHMPDPSQIAGERFRPTEALSAVIAVGLRPCSGALIVLTFAFLNGMVVAGIGSVFAMALGTAITVAALATLAVTAKNVAIRFAGGTGSAVARQVQLVVELLGAGLITILGIMLLAGAMASA from the coding sequence ATGAGAGTGCCGTATCGATACCGTAACGCTCTAAGCATTGCGCTGTTGGGCCTTGCCGCTGTCATGATCATCACCATGCCGGCTCTTGCGCAGTCGTCGCTCGGCATAGGCGCCGCCGAACCAGCGGCCAAACCCATCAGCAGCGGCCTCTTCGGCGAAGTCGGACGCTTTATCTTCGAGCAGCAGAAGCAGTTCTATACGCTGATGAAGGACGCGCTTCTGGCCATGAGGAGCAACCCCGCCGCGGGTTGGACCCTCATCGGGCTCTCCTTCCTCTATGGCATTCTTCACGCCGCCGGCCCCGGCCACGGCAAGGCTGTGATCTCCACCTATATGGTTGCCAACGAGATCGCGCTTCGCCGTGGTATCGTCCTGTCGCTCGTGTCGGCTCTTCTTCAGGGGCTCATGGCCGTGGCGATTATCAGCGCGGTCTTCCTGGTCCTCCGTGGCACGGCCATTTCGCAGACCGATACGGTCTTCACGCTGGAAATCCTCTCTTACGCATTTCTGACCGGATTCGGCCTGTGGTTACTGGCCAGAAAGCTCCTGCCTCTCCTCAAAAATACCTTCAGGCGCCGCCCGGCCGCAGCACCGATGGCCATCTCCGGCGGCGGTGTCGCCCTTGTCGCCACACATCATCATTTCGCGCCGCACGACGATCATGCCGACCATGTGCATGAACACGTCCACCATCACCATGGCGATGCCACGCACGCTCACCACCACGCGCCCGGCGAAGTCTGTTCCAGTTGCGGTCATGCTCACATGCCCGACCCGAGCCAAATCGCCGGCGAGCGTTTTCGGCCGACCGAGGCGCTTTCCGCCGTCATTGCAGTGGGGCTGCGGCCCTGCTCCGGCGCGCTGATCGTCCTGACCTTCGCCTTCCTGAATGGCATGGTGGTCGCAGGCATTGGATCGGTTTTCGCCATGGCGCTCGGAACGGCCATCACCGTCGCTGCTCTGGCGACCCTCGCGGTCACGGCGAAGAATGTCGCCATACGTTTTGCCGGCGGCACTGGCAGCGCGGTTGCTCGCCAGGTTCAGTTGGTGGTGGAGTTGCTCGGCGCGGGCCTGATTACCATTCTCGGCATCATGCTGCTGGCGGGAGCCATGGCCTCCGCCTGA
- a CDS encoding GNAT family N-acetyltransferase, whose amino-acid sequence MNTPSDLSNWIPRPRPSPERLTGSLVELTGFQPAKDAAALWSAFGERRFNDLIRYFPNKDFNSEAQFRRWLEAAQGDWHTMVFRRLADHSAIGMASYMRIDEKNGVCETGAVAHAPAAQGTPEVTEAHFLMARHVFDDLGYRRFEWKLDNRNEASHRAAQRLGFTFEGVFRQHMVSRGRNRDTAWYAMIDTEWPVIRRAFEIWLEPSNFDAEGQQRKRLADIRADLLSTP is encoded by the coding sequence GTGAACACACCCTCAGACCTTTCCAATTGGATCCCGAGGCCGAGACCTTCACCCGAACGTCTCACTGGTTCGCTGGTCGAACTGACGGGTTTTCAGCCTGCCAAGGATGCTGCCGCGCTTTGGTCCGCCTTCGGTGAGAGGCGTTTCAATGATCTGATCCGTTATTTCCCGAACAAGGATTTCAATTCCGAGGCTCAGTTCCGGCGCTGGCTGGAAGCGGCGCAGGGAGACTGGCACACCATGGTTTTTCGACGCCTGGCGGATCATTCGGCCATCGGCATGGCCTCCTATATGCGTATCGACGAAAAGAACGGCGTTTGCGAAACGGGAGCGGTCGCTCACGCTCCGGCTGCGCAAGGCACGCCGGAGGTGACTGAAGCTCACTTCCTCATGGCGCGGCATGTTTTCGACGATCTCGGCTATCGGCGTTTCGAATGGAAACTCGACAATCGCAACGAAGCCAGCCACCGCGCTGCGCAACGCCTTGGCTTCACCTTCGAGGGTGTTTTCCGTCAACATATGGTCTCGCGTGGCCGCAATCGCGATACGGCATGGTATGCCATGATCGATACCGAATGGCCGGTGATCCGTCGCGCCTTTGAAATCTGGCTTGAGCCGTCCAATTTCGACGCCGAGGGGCAGCAGAGGAAACGACTTGCCGATATCCGTGCCGATCTTCTATCAACGCCGTGA
- a CDS encoding alpha/beta hydrolase: MRLAVLFTWFCGLFLSGCSGASLLNAVTSNSGLSVERGIAYGEADRHRYDIYRPKDRAPEALVVFYYGGSWKSGSRGMYEFVGASLAKEGFTVAIPDYRLHPDVNFPTFVDDAALAFSVIEKEEGRGLPAFVMGHSAGAHIGGLMTFDRRYLARYRIDPCEAIAGFIGISGPYNFDITEEWKPVFPPQTRERSQVIDFAGGKHPPSLLIHGLDDETVHALDTRQMTEALRKSGNRVDKELLEGVSHVDTIAAFSWPLRSRAPSLVLVKDFIQRTAKSPSGCDA, from the coding sequence ATGCGCCTTGCCGTGCTGTTCACCTGGTTCTGCGGTCTGTTCCTTTCCGGATGCAGCGGAGCAAGCCTCCTCAATGCGGTGACGAGCAATAGCGGCCTCTCTGTCGAGCGCGGCATCGCCTATGGTGAGGCCGACAGGCACCGCTACGATATCTACAGACCAAAGGATCGGGCGCCGGAAGCACTGGTCGTTTTCTACTATGGAGGAAGCTGGAAGAGCGGAAGCCGGGGCATGTACGAGTTCGTTGGCGCGTCACTTGCCAAGGAAGGGTTTACGGTTGCCATTCCGGACTATCGGCTGCATCCGGACGTCAATTTTCCGACCTTCGTCGACGATGCCGCGCTGGCGTTTTCCGTCATCGAAAAGGAAGAGGGCAGGGGCCTGCCCGCTTTTGTCATGGGCCATAGCGCCGGGGCGCATATCGGTGGGCTGATGACCTTCGATCGCCGCTATCTGGCGCGTTACCGCATTGATCCATGCGAAGCCATAGCGGGCTTCATCGGCATCTCCGGCCCTTATAATTTCGATATCACCGAAGAATGGAAGCCGGTCTTTCCGCCGCAAACGCGCGAGCGCAGCCAGGTCATCGATTTTGCCGGCGGCAAACACCCGCCGTCGCTGCTCATTCATGGGCTGGACGATGAGACGGTCCATGCTTTGGACACCAGACAGATGACCGAAGCATTGCGAAAGTCGGGCAACCGCGTCGATAAAGAATTGCTGGAAGGTGTCAGTCATGTGGATACGATCGCAGCGTTCTCCTGGCCGCTGCGTTCGCGGGCTCCGTCCCTGGTGCTGGTAAAGGATTTTATTCAGCGCACAGCCAAGTCACCATCCGGTTGTGATGCCTAA
- the modC gene encoding molybdenum ABC transporter ATP-binding protein has protein sequence MSGNLSVDVRLRQGSFQAECRFESGLGITALFGPSGAGKTTILRAIAGLVPNALGSIRLDDRVLLDSETGIDVPAEQRRVGFVFQEGRLLPHLSVSSNLAYGRHGGRGPDATSLSRMADFLGIAHLLGRKPRTLSGGERQRVAIGRALLSGPSLLLMDEPLASLDPARRAELIPMIEAIRDESRIPIVLVSHNVSEVARLAETLVVMDAGQTVAAGPAIDVFPRFETDVALGRSEAGALLEGKVVGIDRQYQITRVDLGGETLELTHGGFVEGQSVRLRILASDVSLAVGDAITAEGLSIRNRLSARIKRIAPDRDGPYVELLLSVGRGALRARLTRKSVDEMALVEGQQVGALIKAVSVERRQQD, from the coding sequence ATGAGCGGCAATCTCAGCGTCGATGTTCGTTTACGGCAGGGGTCGTTTCAGGCCGAGTGTCGCTTTGAAAGTGGGCTGGGAATCACTGCTCTGTTTGGCCCTTCCGGGGCGGGCAAGACAACGATTTTGCGAGCGATCGCCGGACTGGTGCCGAATGCCCTCGGTTCGATCAGGCTTGATGATCGGGTGTTGCTGGATAGTGAAACCGGCATCGATGTGCCGGCGGAACAGCGGCGCGTCGGCTTCGTCTTCCAGGAGGGGCGGCTTCTCCCGCATCTCAGTGTGTCGTCCAACCTCGCCTATGGACGACATGGAGGGCGCGGGCCGGACGCTACCTCTCTATCCAGAATGGCCGATTTTTTAGGAATTGCGCACCTTCTGGGCCGCAAGCCGCGCACCCTTTCCGGTGGAGAGCGGCAACGCGTGGCCATTGGGCGGGCGCTTCTCTCGGGCCCTTCGCTTCTTCTGATGGACGAACCTCTTGCGTCGCTCGACCCGGCGCGACGCGCCGAACTCATCCCGATGATCGAGGCGATACGCGACGAGAGCCGGATCCCGATCGTTCTCGTCAGTCATAATGTGAGCGAAGTGGCCCGGCTGGCGGAAACGCTCGTCGTGATGGACGCCGGGCAGACCGTTGCGGCCGGCCCAGCAATCGACGTTTTTCCGCGTTTCGAAACGGATGTGGCGCTTGGTCGCAGCGAAGCGGGCGCCTTGCTTGAAGGCAAGGTCGTCGGTATCGATCGGCAATACCAGATCACGAGGGTCGATCTTGGTGGAGAGACGCTCGAACTCACCCATGGCGGCTTTGTCGAAGGGCAAAGCGTGCGTCTGCGGATTCTCGCCAGTGACGTCAGCCTCGCGGTGGGTGATGCGATCACCGCCGAAGGGCTCTCCATACGCAATCGGCTCTCGGCGCGGATAAAGCGGATCGCCCCGGATCGTGACGGCCCTTACGTTGAGTTGCTGCTCTCGGTGGGGCGGGGGGCGTTGCGCGCGCGGCTGACCCGCAAAAGCGTGGATGAGATGGCGCTCGTCGAAGGCCAGCAGGTCGGAGCGCTCATCAAGGCGGTCTCGGTCGAGCGCCGACAGCAGGATTGA
- the modB gene encoding molybdate ABC transporter permease subunit: MSETEIRIVLLSLRVAGVAIVIALPLAFAVAWLFARKEFPGKSVAQSLIMLPLVVPPVVTGYGLLILFGTQGPVGGPLRDWLGFVFAFRWTGAALAAGVMAFPLLVRPIRLSLEAVDPSLSEMARTLGVGRFRRFLTITLPLSLPGLIAGGILGFAKALGEFGATITFVSNVPGETQTLSLAIYSLLQSPSGDAAALRLIGFSVALALGAVIVSELVQKRLGAGVAGT; this comes from the coding sequence ATGAGCGAAACTGAGATCCGCATCGTTCTGCTTTCGCTTCGTGTGGCAGGTGTCGCCATCGTTATTGCCTTGCCTCTCGCATTCGCAGTCGCCTGGCTCTTCGCGCGCAAGGAGTTTCCCGGCAAATCGGTGGCCCAGTCGCTCATCATGCTTCCGCTCGTGGTTCCGCCGGTCGTGACAGGCTATGGCTTGCTTATTCTGTTCGGGACACAGGGGCCGGTGGGTGGGCCGCTTCGCGATTGGTTGGGGTTCGTCTTCGCCTTCCGATGGACCGGCGCCGCACTCGCCGCCGGCGTGATGGCCTTTCCTCTCCTTGTCAGGCCGATCCGTCTATCGCTCGAGGCGGTCGATCCATCCCTTTCCGAGATGGCCCGCACATTGGGTGTGGGGCGCTTCCGGCGCTTTCTCACCATCACGCTGCCGCTCAGTTTGCCCGGTCTCATCGCGGGAGGCATTCTCGGCTTCGCCAAGGCCTTGGGCGAGTTTGGCGCGACGATCACGTTCGTATCGAATGTGCCTGGGGAAACGCAAACGCTTTCGCTGGCCATTTATTCGCTGCTGCAGAGCCCGAGCGGAGATGCCGCGGCACTGCGACTGATCGGGTTCTCCGTCGCGCTGGCACTCGGGGCGGTTATCGTTTCCGAACTGGTGCAGAAACGGCTGGGCGCCGGGGTAGCCGGGACATGA
- the modA gene encoding molybdate ABC transporter substrate-binding protein: MMNLHYTRRSFFAGLLSVGLALLLTPASRGDDAVAGPLVFAAASMTDALNDVAERYASEGHEAPRFSFASSSTLAKQIAQGAPADLFISANTDWMDWLARQNAIQPDSRGDIARNVLVIVGPEGAATAKSAEAALKEERVAIGDPSHVPAGIYAKEALQSAGLWQTVESRAVLGENVRIALELVRRGEVARAIVYASDRLAAPELAILYEFPDSSHDPIRYPAAVTAGAQNPAGAEAFLRFLQSPDGQGALKDAGFRTVGDGDVGG; encoded by the coding sequence ATGATGAACCTTCATTATACACGCCGGTCGTTTTTTGCTGGCCTTCTGTCGGTCGGCCTCGCGTTGCTTCTCACGCCGGCGAGCCGGGGTGATGACGCCGTTGCCGGTCCGCTGGTCTTTGCTGCGGCGTCGATGACAGATGCGCTGAATGACGTGGCAGAGCGCTACGCGTCAGAAGGACACGAGGCGCCGCGTTTTTCATTCGCATCCTCCTCCACGCTCGCCAAGCAGATCGCGCAGGGCGCACCTGCCGATCTTTTCATTTCCGCCAACACGGACTGGATGGATTGGCTGGCCCGTCAGAATGCTATTCAGCCGGACAGCCGAGGCGATATTGCGCGCAATGTTCTCGTCATTGTGGGTCCGGAGGGCGCCGCAACGGCCAAGAGTGCCGAAGCCGCTCTGAAGGAGGAGCGGGTTGCTATTGGCGATCCGAGCCATGTGCCCGCAGGGATCTATGCCAAGGAGGCGCTCCAAAGCGCAGGGCTTTGGCAAACCGTCGAGAGTCGCGCCGTTCTCGGCGAGAATGTCCGGATCGCGCTCGAGCTTGTCAGGCGAGGCGAAGTGGCGCGCGCCATTGTCTACGCATCCGATCGTCTTGCTGCGCCCGAACTCGCGATCCTCTATGAATTTCCGGATTCGAGCCACGATCCGATACGCTATCCTGCCGCCGTGACGGCCGGCGCGCAGAACCCCGCGGGTGCCGAAGCGTTTCTGAGATTTCTTCAGTCGCCGGACGGGCAGGGCGCTTTGAAGGATGCGGGATTCCGCACCGTGGGCGATGGTGACGTGGGTGGATGA
- a CDS encoding homospermidine synthase, whose translation MAEQNWPVHAKITGPIVMIGFGSIGRGALPLIERHFDYDKSRFTVIDPKAVEGDKKLLEDRGIPLIEEAVTKENYRDLLTPLLTAGEGQGFCVNLSVDTSSLDLMRLCRELGVLYIDTVVEPWLGYYFDDSLGNAARTNYALRETVRSEKRANPGGTTAVSCCGANPGMVSWFVKQALVDVANDIGMEFKEPATDDREGWAKLMRDAGVKGVHIAERDTQRTKSPKPMGEFWNTWSVEGFVAEGFQPAELGWGTHEKWMPENAKTQAEGSGCLSAIYLEQPGANTRVRTWCPTPGAQYGFLVTHNESVSISDFFTVGEGLKPDYRPTVHYAYHPADDAVLSLHEMFGNGGEMQPEYHVLDEDEIVDGVDELGVLLYGHEKNAYWYGSRLSIEETRDIAPYQNATGLQVTSAVLAGMVWALENPEAGIVEADEMDYKRCLEIQKPYLGPVEGHYTDWTPLKDRNKYFIEAIDESDPWQFRNVLVAF comes from the coding sequence ATGGCCGAACAGAACTGGCCCGTGCATGCCAAGATCACAGGACCGATCGTGATGATCGGTTTCGGCTCCATCGGACGGGGAGCCCTGCCTTTGATCGAGCGGCATTTCGATTACGACAAGAGCCGGTTCACAGTCATCGACCCTAAGGCGGTGGAGGGCGACAAGAAATTGCTGGAAGATCGTGGCATTCCGCTGATCGAGGAGGCCGTTACCAAGGAGAACTACCGGGACCTGCTGACGCCGCTTCTGACCGCGGGCGAAGGGCAGGGCTTCTGCGTCAATCTTTCCGTCGACACCTCCTCACTCGATCTGATGAGACTGTGCCGTGAACTGGGCGTGCTCTACATCGATACGGTGGTAGAGCCCTGGCTCGGCTATTATTTCGACGACAGCCTCGGCAATGCCGCGCGCACCAATTACGCGCTGCGCGAAACCGTGCGCTCCGAGAAGCGCGCCAATCCAGGGGGCACGACCGCCGTTTCCTGCTGCGGAGCCAATCCCGGCATGGTCTCGTGGTTCGTGAAGCAGGCCCTCGTCGATGTCGCGAACGATATCGGCATGGAGTTCAAGGAACCGGCAACGGATGATCGCGAAGGCTGGGCGAAGCTGATGCGCGATGCCGGCGTCAAGGGCGTTCACATTGCCGAGCGCGATACGCAGCGCACCAAGAGCCCGAAGCCAATGGGCGAGTTCTGGAACACATGGAGCGTCGAGGGTTTCGTCGCCGAGGGATTCCAGCCTGCGGAACTGGGCTGGGGCACGCATGAGAAGTGGATGCCGGAAAACGCCAAGACACAGGCCGAAGGGTCGGGTTGTCTGTCTGCGATCTACCTCGAACAGCCAGGCGCCAATACCCGCGTACGCACGTGGTGCCCGACACCGGGGGCGCAATACGGTTTCCTCGTCACGCATAATGAAAGCGTTTCGATCTCGGATTTCTTCACGGTCGGCGAAGGATTGAAGCCGGACTACCGGCCGACCGTCCATTACGCCTATCACCCCGCAGACGACGCGGTGCTGTCTTTGCACGAGATGTTCGGCAATGGTGGAGAGATGCAGCCGGAATATCATGTTCTCGACGAAGACGAGATCGTCGATGGCGTCGATGAACTCGGCGTTCTTCTCTATGGCCATGAGAAGAACGCCTATTGGTACGGATCGCGCCTTTCCATCGAAGAGACGAGGGATATCGCGCCCTATCAGAACGCGACGGGCCTTCAGGTGACTTCGGCCGTTCTTGCGGGAATGGTCTGGGCGCTGGAAAATCCCGAGGCGGGCATCGTCGAGGCGGACGAGATGGACTACAAGCGCTGCCTGGAGATCCAGAAGCCCTATCTCGGTCCCGTGGAGGGCCATTACACTGACTGGACGCCGCTCAAGGACCGCAACAAATATTTCATCGAAGCCATCGATGAGAGCGATCCGTGGCAATTCCGCAATGTTCTGGTGGCGTTTTAA